The DNA region TAAAGGATTTTATAATGAAAGGGGGTACAAGATGGCACTGGAAGAAGAAAGATGTTCACGAGATTATCTTTACGGCAGATTGCTTGCGGTGGCGGACCAGATTGAATCAAAAGCGTTGCAGCTTGCGAATGAAAATCGGGGAACAACAGCATCTCGCCTTATGCAGCGTTTTTCTGATAGGCCTTTCTCAACTTGGAAGAATATTGAGGAAGCCTTAAAGCCTTACGAAGACAGAATACGGGCAAGGTATTCCGGTCTGCTTGACGGCTATAAAGAGCTGCTTGATGTTATTCATTCAAAAATTATTTCCGCCAATTATATTACAGACGCAAGGCTAACAGGTGAATATCTGCTTGGCTACCACTGTCAACGGCAATGGTTCCGTGAACACAGACGCGAAAAAGGCCAATGGGTCTCAAAAACAGCAGCAGACAAAGACAATCAAGAAACGGATTCTGAAGAATAAATACAAAAGGAGAAATAAACTATGGCTACTCTGAGCAAGAAAATCGATTTTGCAATGATCATGAGCGTAAAGAATGCCAATCCAAACGGTGACCCGTTAAATGGGAATCGTCCTCGCACTGATTACGAAGGTCTGGGTGAAATGACCGATGTTTGCATTAAAAGAAAAATCCGGGATCGCCTGGTTGAAAGGTTTGTTTCTCTGAAAAAAGAGGGACAAGAGAAAGGGCAAGCTGTTTTTGTACAGTCTGATGATCGCAAGTGCGATGAATTCAAAAGCCTCAGGACCCGAGCCGAGGCGGCACTCGGCAAAGATATTGGCGGAACAGATACGGTAAAGAGGGCGTGTGAAGAATGGATTGATGTTCGCGCTTTCGGACAGTTGTTTGCTTTTAAGTCAGCGAAAAAAGGGAAGAATGAAGGAGATACCGGTATATCCATTGGTATTCGTGGCCCGGTAACAATTCAATCCGCTTTTAGCGTTGAACCGGTAAGTGTCTCCAGCACGCAAATCACCAAGAGTGTTAATGCGGAGGAAACGAAGGACGGGAAACGAAGTTCCGATACCATGGGCATGAAACACCGTGTGGACAACGGGATTTACGTCACGTACGGAAGTATGAATCCCCAGCTTGCCGACCGCACAAAATTTTCTGATGAGGACGCCGGGGTTATAAAGTCCATTCTTCCCAAACTCTTTGAAAATGACGCCTCCTCTGCCCGCCCGGAAGGCAGTATGGCTGTGCAGAAAGTCATCTGGTGGGAACATAACAGCAAAGCAGGTCAATATTCATCTGCCAAAGTACACAAAACACTCACTGTAAATACAGATGGAAGTTACTCGCTGAATAATCTGGATGGACTTAAACCCCAAGAGATTGATGGGTTCTGAGATGGATATGTAGAAATATCATGCGCATATTTATCAATAAGGTTTGAGAAGAAGCTGATAGTTGACCCCTTACTTATCATTGGAGGTGTCAGGAGTGAAAACCAACATCGCCATTTTCAGGGGAAGGGAAATCCGGAAAACTATTCATAATAACGAGTGGTGGTTTTCTGTTTCGGATGTCGACGAAGCATTAACTGGGTCAACAAACAGCGGAAACTATATCAAGAAAATACGTAGGCGGGACGATGGGTTATCCATAGAGTGGGGATAAATTGTCATCCCCCCTTTGGATTGAAATCCCAGGTGGGGGACAGAAGGTCAATTGTGCCAATACAGAGGGGCTGACCTTCCCCCCAGAAACTGATCCATTTCCCAATAGAGTCCTTCCTGATAATAGAGAAAGAAGAAAGGGAGGAACATTAGATGAAAGGAAAGCGATTTACACCGGAGCAAATCATTAAGATTATCA from Deltaproteobacteria bacterium includes:
- the cas7c gene encoding type I-C CRISPR-associated protein Cas7/Csd2 translates to MATLSKKIDFAMIMSVKNANPNGDPLNGNRPRTDYEGLGEMTDVCIKRKIRDRLVERFVSLKKEGQEKGQAVFVQSDDRKCDEFKSLRTRAEAALGKDIGGTDTVKRACEEWIDVRAFGQLFAFKSAKKGKNEGDTGISIGIRGPVTIQSAFSVEPVSVSSTQITKSVNAEETKDGKRSSDTMGMKHRVDNGIYVTYGSMNPQLADRTKFSDEDAGVIKSILPKLFENDASSARPEGSMAVQKVIWWEHNSKAGQYSSAKVHKTLTVNTDGSYSLNNLDGLKPQEIDGF